AGACCTTTATCGAAGAGCCCTCCGGCGGGTCAGGCTTCCTTGTCGACGCTCCAGGAGCCATTCGCCGAGTCATCTGCTTTAGCCAAAGACTGGATTAAACTCACCGAACTGCTCCTAACGGGATTTGGCCTCAGTGCGGTTAACGCTCTCGAACTTCATCGCGCTGTCAGGCGGTCCCACGCACCACGACCGTATTCGAGATTCGATCGTGTGCGAGTCTACGGTTTGGGTCGCGCCATAGATCGAGGAAGCCAATGCCAAAGGTGCCAACACCTGCCAGATAGCCTCCAAAACGGTCCAAGCTCTCCCAGTAGCTGAGTGGTTGACCATCAAGACGCACAACCCGAATTCTGAAGATCCGTTTCCCAAAGGTCCCGAGGCGGCTACCCGCGGTGAGCAGCGTGAAATAGAGCGCAGCGGTACCAAAAACCGCGATGCCACGGATCGGGTTCGGGATCAAGCGCTGAATTTCGAGTCGAATGTGACCTGGTTCGAGAGGCGGAGGGTCTGAGCCAACCACCAGAGAGAAATCAAGTTCATGGGGCACGAGGAGTTCTCCGGCTCTACGGAAATCTGATTCCTCCACCGCGACCTTTACTGACGCTGGAAGCCCGGGCGCATCGATTCTCGCCAATAGCGGTGCGACATCGGCCAGGGCATTCAATGCGGCGTCCTCGTTCTGCTCTCCCGCCAGAAGCGTGCGGATTCCGCGGAGTCCATCTGGGTCGGTCAGTGAAAGCGAAACAGCGGCGACAACACAAGACACCGCTAAAGTCGGAATGGACAACAAGACCCAATCGAGCAAGAAGGCGCAGAGCCGCCTGAAGGGTGACGCGAGAGGTTGTGCAACAAGGTTTGGAGACACCTCCAACGCCGACTGTGTCAATATGCGCTGTGTCACGATGTCAGCCTCCTGTACTTACCGGGAACTTTGTTTGTACCCTTCGTTCGCCTAACGATGGCTGGTCACCTGCAGACGGCGATGCCGACTGTCTGGTGCAGCAACTGGTTAGATAGTCCAACTATACCCACGATTGCCCGAAACAAAAGAGGATGAATCCGTTCGACATTACAGATCATTATCGGTAAACGAATCCTGCTCCCCTAACAATTCAAGGAATTCCGCTTTGCTCATCCTCCCTTGTTTCCACTGGAGGACATTCCCCTCTGAGTCCGTGATAATGGTAGTTGGCGTGGCGCCAATTTCGTAACGACTCAAAGTTGCGGCGGCGTTTGAGTTATCCATGTCAATCGTCACTGGAATAAACGCTGCATTGACCGTATTGATCACCTGGTCATCCGCCCAGACTTGGCGCTTCATGATCTGGCAGGGTGAACACCACTTGCCAGTGAAAAAGAGAATTATCGGTTTGTCAGATTTGACTGCCAGTTGTTGCGCAGCCGTGAAGTTGTCGGCCCAGGCAATGCGGTTGGAAGGTGCATAGAAGGAGTACCAAGCGGAGGCAAGCGATGCCACTAGAAATGTAAGCCAAAACACTTGCCAGAACCGGCCTGACTTGCCCTTACTCGTCAGAGATTCTGGCTCATGGGATGAAGTAACTGTGGGTTGCTTTTTATTCATGAATCATCCTTAAACCATCCGACGACAGCATCACCAGTGTGCTCGACGCCTCCGCTCAACCCCATCCGCACCCGTCAAGGCGCAGTTTTCAGGCGCTGGGCTTTCCGGCCATAGATCACGACGACTAGAGG
The DNA window shown above is from Candidatus Krumholzibacteriia bacterium and carries:
- a CDS encoding thioredoxin family protein, with product MNKKQPTVTSSHEPESLTSKGKSGRFWQVFWLTFLVASLASAWYSFYAPSNRIAWADNFTAAQQLAVKSDKPIILFFTGKWCSPCQIMKRQVWADDQVINTVNAAFIPVTIDMDNSNAAATLSRYEIGATPTTIITDSEGNVLQWKQGRMSKAEFLELLGEQDSFTDNDL
- a CDS encoding RDD family protein; the encoded protein is MSCVVAAVSLSLTDPDGLRGIRTLLAGEQNEDAALNALADVAPLLARIDAPGLPASVKVAVEESDFRRAGELLVPHELDFSLVVGSDPPPLEPGHIRLEIQRLIPNPIRGIAVFGTAALYFTLLTAGSRLGTFGKRIFRIRVVRLDGQPLSYWESLDRFGGYLAGVGTFGIGFLDLWRDPNRRLAHDRISNTVVVRGTA